GCTCGCTGGGCGTGGCGATGGCGATCTTCTTGACCTTGACCGCCTCGCTCTTCGGCAGCTTCACCGTAAGCATGCCGGCCTCGTACGAGGCCCGGGCGGCGCCGGACTCGACGGCGGCGGGCAGCGCCACGCGCAGGGTGAACGGGCCCTCCGCCAGGCCACGCGCGTGCCAGGTGTACGTCTGCGCGTCCTCGGCGGGATAGAGGCTGCGGCTGCCGCTCAGCGTCAGCACGTTCTCGCGCACGGAGAGGTCGAGATCGGCGGTGTTGATGCCGGGGATGGCGGCGCGCAGCACGAACTCGTCGCCGGCCTCGAAGAGGTCGAACGGGAAGGGGCTGGCGGCGCCCAGGCGCAGCGTGCGCGGCGCGGTGTCGTTGAACAGGCGGTTGGA
The DNA window shown above is from Dehalococcoidia bacterium and carries:
- a CDS encoding Hsp20/alpha crystallin family protein, encoding MTMRWDPFADFASMRGLSNRLFNDTAPRTLRLGAASPFPFDLFEAGDEFVLRAAIPGINTADLDLSVRENVLTLSGSRSLYPAEDAQTYTWHARGLAEGPFTLRVALPAAVESGAARASYEAGMLTVKLPKSEAVKVKKIAIATPSEQIAAAAAD